The proteins below come from a single Parageobacillus thermoglucosidasius genomic window:
- a CDS encoding proline--tRNA ligase translates to MRQSQSFIPTLREVPADAEVKSHQLLLRAGFIRQSASGVYTFLPLGQRVLQKVEVIIREEMNRAGAVELLMPALQPAELWQQSGRWYSYGPELMRLKDRHERDFALGPTHEEMITTLVRDEVKSYKRLPLTLYQIQVKFRDEKRPRFGLLRGREFIMKDAYSFHTSQESLDETYNKMYEAYSNIFRRCGLNFRAVIADSGAIGGKDTHEFMVLSEIGEDTIAYSDASDYAANIEMAPVITTYEKSDEPLRELEKVHTPGQKTIEEVASYLQVVPEKCIKSLLFKVDDRYVLVLVRGDHEANDVKVKNLFDATVVELASPEETKQVMNCEVGSLGPIGVSESVTVVADHAVKAIVNGVCGANEEGYHYIGVNPERDFTVSEYADLRFIQEGDPSPDGKGTIRFARGIEVGHVFKLGTRYSEALNATYLDENGRSQTMIMGCYGIGVSRLVAAIAEQFADENGLVWPVAVAPFHVHLITANAKSEEQRQLADEWYEKLRQAGLEVLYDDRPERAGVKFADSDLIGIPVRVTVGKRAGEGVVEVKVRQTGESVEVPVHELIDTIQRLLQQ, encoded by the coding sequence ATGAGACAAAGCCAATCGTTCATTCCAACGCTGCGGGAAGTGCCTGCAGACGCAGAAGTAAAAAGCCACCAGCTGTTGCTGCGTGCTGGGTTTATCCGGCAAAGCGCAAGCGGCGTATATACGTTTTTGCCGCTCGGGCAGCGCGTATTGCAAAAAGTGGAAGTGATTATTCGCGAAGAAATGAATCGCGCCGGAGCGGTTGAATTGCTCATGCCGGCGCTGCAGCCAGCGGAATTATGGCAGCAATCCGGCCGCTGGTATTCGTACGGTCCAGAGCTGATGCGCCTAAAAGACCGGCATGAGCGCGATTTTGCGCTTGGACCGACGCATGAAGAAATGATTACGACGCTTGTGCGCGACGAAGTGAAATCTTATAAGCGCTTGCCGCTGACGCTTTATCAAATTCAAGTGAAATTCCGTGATGAAAAACGCCCGCGCTTCGGTTTATTGCGCGGCCGCGAATTTATTATGAAAGACGCATATTCGTTCCATACGTCGCAGGAAAGTTTGGATGAAACGTACAATAAAATGTATGAAGCGTATTCGAACATTTTCCGCCGCTGCGGTTTGAATTTCCGCGCCGTTATTGCCGATTCCGGAGCGATCGGCGGAAAAGATACGCATGAATTCATGGTCTTGTCGGAAATTGGCGAAGATACGATCGCCTATTCCGATGCCTCCGATTATGCGGCAAACATTGAAATGGCTCCTGTTATTACAACATATGAGAAAAGCGATGAGCCGCTGCGCGAGTTAGAGAAAGTGCATACACCGGGGCAAAAAACAATCGAGGAAGTAGCTTCGTATTTGCAGGTGGTTCCGGAAAAATGCATCAAGTCATTGCTGTTTAAAGTCGACGACCGTTACGTGCTTGTGCTCGTCCGCGGCGACCATGAGGCAAATGACGTCAAAGTGAAAAACTTGTTTGACGCAACTGTCGTTGAACTTGCGTCACCGGAAGAAACGAAGCAAGTTATGAATTGTGAAGTCGGATCGCTCGGCCCGATTGGTGTCAGCGAGTCCGTCACGGTCGTTGCCGATCATGCCGTAAAAGCGATCGTTAATGGCGTATGCGGAGCGAATGAGGAAGGATATCATTATATTGGCGTCAATCCAGAGCGCGATTTTACCGTTTCGGAATACGCCGATTTACGTTTCATTCAAGAAGGAGATCCATCTCCGGATGGAAAAGGAACGATCCGCTTTGCTCGCGGCATTGAAGTCGGCCACGTGTTTAAATTAGGCACGCGTTACAGTGAAGCGTTAAACGCAACTTATTTGGATGAAAATGGACGTTCGCAAACAATGATCATGGGCTGCTATGGCATCGGCGTTTCGCGGCTAGTCGCGGCGATTGCCGAGCAGTTTGCCGACGAAAACGGCCTCGTCTGGCCAGTGGCGGTTGCTCCGTTCCACGTCCACCTTATAACGGCGAATGCAAAAAGTGAAGAGCAGCGCCAGCTCGCTGATGAGTGGTATGAAAAACTGAGACAAGCTGGTTTGGAAGTATTGTACGATGACCGTCCGGAGCGCGCCGGCGTCAAATTTGCCGACAGCGATTTAATCGGGATCCCGGTTCGGGTGACAGTCGGAAAGCGCGCTGGTGAAGGAGTCGTTGAAGTAAAAGTGCGCCAAACAGGCGAATCAGTGGAAGTGCCTGTCCATGAACTGATCGACACGATTCAACGCCTTTTACAACAATAA
- the pyrH gene encoding UMP kinase, which translates to MEKPKYKRIVLKLSGEALAGEQGFGINPAIIQSIAKQIKEVAELGVEIAIVVGGGNIWRGKTGSEMGMDRATADYMGMLATVMNSLALQDSLEHLGVETRVQTSIEMRQVAEPYIRRRAIRHLEKKRVVIFAAGTGNPYFSTDTTAALRAAEIEADVILMAKNNVDGVYSADPKIDENAVKYDELSYLDVIKQGLGVMDSTASSLCMDNDIPLIVFSIMEEGNIKRAVLGENIGTIVRGK; encoded by the coding sequence ATGGAGAAACCAAAGTATAAGCGTATTGTACTGAAGTTAAGCGGTGAAGCGTTAGCTGGGGAACAAGGATTTGGCATTAACCCTGCCATTATTCAATCCATTGCGAAACAAATAAAAGAAGTCGCCGAGCTCGGCGTTGAGATTGCGATTGTAGTTGGCGGCGGAAATATTTGGCGCGGAAAAACGGGAAGCGAGATGGGAATGGACCGTGCGACAGCGGATTATATGGGAATGCTCGCGACGGTCATGAATTCACTTGCACTTCAAGATAGTCTCGAGCATCTCGGCGTCGAGACGAGAGTGCAAACATCGATTGAAATGCGGCAAGTGGCTGAACCTTACATACGAAGAAGAGCCATTCGCCATCTTGAAAAAAAACGTGTCGTCATTTTTGCGGCGGGGACGGGAAATCCGTATTTTTCAACGGATACGACGGCGGCATTGCGCGCTGCCGAAATTGAAGCAGACGTTATTCTTATGGCCAAAAACAATGTGGATGGCGTATATAGCGCTGATCCGAAAATCGATGAAAATGCAGTGAAATATGATGAACTATCTTATTTGGATGTCATTAAACAAGGATTGGGAGTAATGGACTCCACTGCTTCTTCGTTATGCATGGATAACGATATTCCGTTAATTGTTTTCTCGATTATGGAAGAAGGCAATATCAAACGAGCTGTTCTTGGCGAAAATATTGGAACAATCGTGAGGGGGAAATAG
- the dxr gene encoding 1-deoxy-D-xylulose-5-phosphate reductoisomerase → MKYISILGASGSIGTQTLDIIRLHPDEFHLTAISIGKNVDMARAIIEEFAPQLVAVADADAYDKLRREYAGKVKIVYGEDGLTEAAVFPKTDIVVTAVVGSVGLVPTLRAIEAGKTIALANKETLVTAGHIVTAAAKKHGVALLPVDSEHSAIFQCLQGEKKKNVEKIILTASGGSFRDKTREELKNVTVDEALRHPNWSMGAKITIDSATMMNKGLEVIEAHWLFGLPYEQIDVLLHRESIIHSLVQFRDTSIIAQLGMPDMHVPIQYALTYPERLPLKNAKPLDLAEIGALHFQQVDFDRYRCLRLAYEAGKAGGSLPTVLNAANEEAVAAFLQGRIAFLAIEEYIERALERHEFVKEPSLEAIREIDAETRQYVRSLL, encoded by the coding sequence TTGAAATATATAAGTATATTAGGAGCGAGCGGCTCCATCGGCACACAGACGTTGGATATCATTCGTTTGCATCCAGATGAATTCCACTTAACGGCAATATCGATTGGAAAAAATGTGGACATGGCACGAGCGATTATTGAAGAATTTGCCCCGCAGCTTGTCGCTGTCGCCGATGCGGACGCGTATGATAAGCTGCGGCGCGAATATGCAGGAAAAGTGAAGATCGTTTATGGCGAAGATGGTTTAACGGAAGCAGCCGTTTTTCCCAAAACGGACATCGTTGTGACAGCGGTCGTCGGAAGCGTTGGACTTGTTCCGACATTGCGGGCGATTGAAGCTGGCAAAACGATTGCGTTGGCGAACAAAGAAACGCTTGTGACAGCAGGGCATATTGTCACCGCAGCTGCCAAAAAGCACGGTGTTGCGTTATTGCCGGTGGACAGCGAACATTCGGCCATTTTTCAATGTTTGCAAGGAGAAAAGAAAAAGAATGTAGAAAAAATTATTTTAACCGCGTCTGGCGGCAGTTTTCGCGATAAAACGAGGGAAGAATTAAAAAATGTCACGGTGGATGAAGCGCTGCGCCATCCGAACTGGTCGATGGGAGCGAAAATTACGATTGATTCGGCGACAATGATGAACAAAGGGCTAGAAGTGATTGAGGCACATTGGCTTTTCGGGCTGCCGTATGAGCAAATTGATGTGTTGTTGCACCGCGAAAGCATCATTCATTCGCTCGTCCAGTTTCGCGATACAAGCATCATCGCTCAACTCGGAATGCCGGATATGCATGTGCCGATTCAATACGCTTTAACATACCCTGAGCGCTTGCCGCTCAAAAATGCTAAACCGCTTGACTTAGCAGAAATTGGTGCATTACACTTTCAGCAGGTGGATTTTGACCGTTATCGCTGCCTGCGCTTAGCATATGAAGCAGGAAAAGCGGGCGGGTCGCTGCCAACGGTGTTAAACGCCGCAAACGAAGAGGCGGTTGCCGCCTTTTTGCAAGGCCGCATCGCATTTCTTGCCATTGAGGAATATATTGAACGCGCGTTAGAGCGGCATGAGTTTGTCAAAGAGCCGTCGCTGGAGGCGATCCGCGAAATTGATGCGGAGACGCGTCAGTACGTTCGGTCATTACTATGA
- a CDS encoding isoprenyl transferase, whose translation MFNKIWKNKEGESSSPLVYAKEDILQHPIPKHVAIIMDGNGRWAKKRALPRAAGHYEGMQVVRKITRFANELGIKILSLYAFSTENWKRPKSEVEYLMKLPEQFLTTFLPELIEENVNVRVIGNTEQLPEHTRRAVEKAINETKDNTGLILNFALNYGSRAEITYAVQQIAKDIQNGRLSPEQITEELVSSYLMTKDLMDPDLLIRTSGEIRLSNFMLWQLAYTEFWFTDVLWPDFTEQHLLEAIAAFQKRNRRFGGV comes from the coding sequence ATGTTTAATAAAATTTGGAAAAATAAAGAGGGTGAATCCTCCTCACCTCTTGTTTACGCAAAAGAGGATATATTGCAACATCCAATTCCAAAACATGTCGCCATCATTATGGATGGCAATGGGCGATGGGCGAAGAAACGGGCCTTGCCGCGGGCGGCGGGCCATTACGAAGGAATGCAAGTCGTTCGCAAAATAACCCGTTTTGCCAATGAGCTTGGCATTAAAATATTATCATTGTACGCGTTTTCGACCGAAAATTGGAAACGGCCGAAAAGCGAAGTAGAGTATTTGATGAAACTTCCCGAGCAGTTTTTAACAACGTTTCTTCCGGAATTAATTGAGGAAAATGTGAACGTTCGCGTTATTGGAAATACTGAACAGCTTCCTGAACATACACGGCGGGCGGTGGAGAAGGCGATTAATGAAACAAAAGACAATACGGGATTGATTCTGAATTTTGCCTTAAACTACGGAAGCCGTGCGGAAATTACATATGCGGTGCAGCAGATTGCCAAAGACATTCAAAACGGCCGGCTGTCCCCGGAACAAATTACAGAGGAGTTAGTGTCTTCGTATTTGATGACAAAAGATTTAATGGATCCGGATTTACTGATCCGCACAAGCGGGGAAATACGTTTAAGCAATTTTATGTTATGGCAGCTTGCTTATACAGAGTTTTGGTTCACTGATGTATTATGGCCGGATTTTACGGAACAACACTTATTAGAAGCGATTGCCGCATTTCAAAAGCGCAATCGCCGGTTTGGAGGAGTTTAA
- a CDS encoding phosphatidate cytidylyltransferase has translation MKQRIITGFIAAALFLPIVIFGGFPFIIVTYILATIGLFELLRMKRLRAFSPEGVISFLLLWALLLPETYAHWLESLNVTKSECLSLAALLLLVYTVVTKNAFTFDEAGFLFLSILYVGFGFYYFMEIRFIGLAYMVYALFTIWATDIGAYFIGRAWGKRKLWPEISPNKTVEGSIGGIVCAVIVAIVYQLCTNLFGSFGILIVMTVVLSVFGQLGDLVESAFKRHYGVKDSGNILPGHGGILDRFDSLLFIAPILVVFMTVVL, from the coding sequence ATGAAACAGCGAATTATTACTGGATTCATTGCCGCCGCACTGTTTTTACCAATTGTGATTTTTGGCGGATTTCCGTTTATAATAGTAACATATATATTGGCAACGATTGGCCTGTTTGAATTGTTGCGGATGAAACGCCTGCGCGCGTTTTCGCCAGAAGGAGTCATTAGTTTCTTGCTTTTATGGGCGCTTCTGCTTCCGGAGACATATGCCCATTGGCTCGAGTCTTTAAATGTAACGAAAAGCGAATGTCTCTCCCTCGCCGCATTATTGCTGCTTGTATATACGGTAGTGACAAAAAACGCGTTTACATTTGATGAGGCGGGATTTTTGTTTTTATCTATTCTTTACGTCGGCTTTGGCTTTTATTATTTCATGGAAATCCGCTTTATTGGCTTGGCGTACATGGTGTATGCTTTATTTACGATTTGGGCGACAGATATCGGGGCGTATTTTATCGGCCGGGCCTGGGGGAAACGCAAGCTTTGGCCGGAAATTAGCCCAAACAAAACGGTGGAAGGTTCCATCGGCGGAATCGTTTGTGCCGTCATTGTCGCTATTGTGTACCAACTATGTACAAACCTTTTTGGCAGTTTCGGCATTCTCATTGTGATGACGGTTGTTCTTTCTGTGTTCGGGCAGTTGGGAGATTTAGTCGAGTCCGCATTTAAACGGCATTATGGCGTAAAAGATTCTGGAAATATTTTGCCGGGGCATGGCGGCATTTTGGACCGCTTTGATAGCCTATTGTTCATTGCGCCAATTTTAGTTGTTTTCATGACTGTGGTGTTATAA
- the frr gene encoding ribosome recycling factor, whose translation MVQQIINIAKEKMDKAVQAFTRELATIRAGRANPSLLEKITVDYYGAPTPIIQLASISAPEARLLVIQPYDKSVIKDIEKAILSSDLGLTPSNDGSVIRIAIPPLTEERRRELVKLVKKYSEDAKVAVRNIRRDANDELKKLEKNGEITEDELRGYIDDIQKLTDNHIAKIDTITKEKEKEVMEV comes from the coding sequence ATGGTACAACAAATCATTAATATTGCAAAGGAAAAAATGGATAAAGCCGTCCAAGCGTTTACTCGCGAACTTGCAACCATTCGCGCGGGACGGGCTAATCCAAGCTTATTGGAAAAAATAACAGTGGATTATTACGGTGCACCAACGCCAATTATCCAGCTGGCAAGTATCAGCGCTCCGGAAGCGCGGTTGCTTGTCATCCAGCCGTATGATAAATCAGTGATCAAAGATATTGAAAAAGCAATTTTATCATCTGATTTAGGATTAACGCCATCCAACGACGGGTCGGTCATCCGCATTGCGATTCCGCCGTTAACGGAAGAACGCCGCCGTGAGTTAGTGAAGCTTGTGAAAAAATATTCCGAAGACGCGAAAGTCGCTGTGCGCAACATTCGCCGCGATGCAAATGATGAGCTGAAGAAGCTGGAGAAAAACGGCGAAATTACCGAAGATGAGCTGCGTGGCTATATTGATGATATTCAAAAGCTCACAGATAATCATATTGCCAAAATTGATACGATTACGAAGGAAAAAGAAAAAGAAGTAATGGAAGTGTAA
- the rseP gene encoding RIP metalloprotease RseP, which translates to MEPIIAFIIIFGALVFFHELGHLIFAKRAGILCREFAIGFGPKVFSFKKNETVYTIRLLPLGGFVRMAGEDPEMIEIKPGQVVGLLLDKNGNVDKIIVNHKDDYPNAKIIEVEQADLEHHMYITGYVEQDEDRLERFSVNEPAFFVVDRQEIQIAPYHRQFAAKTLGQRTMTILAGPLMNFVLAFVVFLLIGLLHGYPVDKPIVGELTKEGAAREAGLQQGDVILSINNEPVKTWTQVVSIIRAHPEEKLLFKIQRDEKVMDIAVTPDAKKVQGETIGLIGVYEPMEKSVFGSVKQGVIETYYWTKEILIGLGQLVTGQFKLDMLSGPVGIAVSTGKVAQSGIYYLMKWGAILSINLGIVNLLPLPALDGGRLLFFAIEALRGKPIDRQKEGIVHFIGFALLMLLMLVVTWNDIQKFFL; encoded by the coding sequence TTGGAACCGATCATTGCGTTTATCATTATTTTTGGCGCACTGGTGTTTTTCCATGAACTTGGTCATTTAATTTTCGCTAAGCGCGCGGGAATTTTATGCCGTGAATTTGCCATCGGCTTTGGCCCAAAAGTATTTTCATTTAAGAAAAACGAAACCGTGTATACGATTCGTTTGCTTCCATTGGGCGGTTTTGTCCGCATGGCCGGCGAAGATCCGGAAATGATCGAAATCAAGCCGGGGCAAGTCGTCGGGCTGCTATTAGACAAAAACGGCAATGTCGATAAAATTATTGTCAACCATAAAGACGACTATCCAAACGCGAAAATAATAGAAGTCGAACAAGCGGATTTGGAACACCACATGTACATTACCGGTTATGTCGAGCAAGATGAGGACCGTCTTGAACGTTTTTCTGTCAATGAGCCTGCCTTTTTCGTCGTCGATCGCCAAGAAATCCAAATTGCCCCGTACCATCGCCAATTTGCCGCAAAAACGCTTGGGCAGCGGACGATGACAATTTTGGCGGGGCCGCTTATGAACTTTGTGTTGGCGTTTGTCGTGTTTTTGCTCATCGGACTGCTGCATGGATATCCGGTCGACAAACCGATTGTCGGTGAACTGACAAAAGAAGGTGCGGCACGGGAAGCTGGCCTTCAACAAGGGGATGTCATTCTGTCGATCAATAACGAGCCTGTCAAAACGTGGACGCAAGTGGTGAGCATTATTCGCGCCCATCCGGAAGAAAAATTGCTTTTTAAAATACAGCGGGATGAAAAAGTGATGGATATTGCCGTAACCCCTGATGCGAAAAAAGTGCAGGGGGAAACGATCGGCCTCATCGGTGTGTATGAGCCGATGGAAAAATCGGTTTTTGGCTCGGTAAAACAAGGAGTTATTGAGACATACTACTGGACGAAAGAAATTCTTATCGGTCTCGGGCAGCTAGTTACTGGCCAATTTAAGCTCGATATGCTGTCAGGCCCTGTTGGCATTGCTGTTTCAACTGGAAAAGTGGCGCAATCGGGAATTTACTATTTAATGAAATGGGGAGCGATTTTAAGCATTAACCTTGGCATTGTCAACTTATTGCCGCTTCCCGCGCTTGATGGCGGGCGGTTGCTCTTTTTCGCCATCGAAGCGCTGCGCGGAAAGCCGATTGACCGGCAAAAAGAAGGAATCGTGCACTTTATCGGTTTTGCCCTTTTAATGTTATTGATGCTTGTCGTAACATGGAACGACATTCAAAAGTTTTTCCTATAA
- the tsf gene encoding translation elongation factor Ts: protein MAITAQMVKELREKTGAGMMDCKKALTETNGDMEKAIDWLREKGIAKAAKKADRIAAEGTALIEVDGNTAVILEVNSETDFVAKNEAFQTLVKELAAHLLKHKPATLEEALGQTMDSGVTVQDHINAAIAKIGEKLTLRRFEIVEKGDNEAFGAYLHMGGRIAVLTLLAGTTNQDVAKDVAMHIAALRPKYVSRDQVSQEEIDREREVLKQQALNEGKPEHIVEKIVEGRLNKFYEDICLLEQAFVKNPDVKVRQYVESNGAKVKTFIRYEVGEGMEKRQDNFAEEVMNQMRKQ from the coding sequence ATGGCGATTACAGCACAAATGGTAAAAGAATTACGCGAAAAAACGGGCGCGGGAATGATGGATTGCAAAAAAGCGCTCACCGAAACAAACGGCGATATGGAAAAAGCGATCGATTGGCTTCGTGAAAAAGGAATCGCCAAAGCGGCGAAAAAAGCGGATCGCATCGCAGCGGAAGGAACAGCGCTCATCGAAGTCGACGGCAATACCGCTGTTATTTTAGAAGTAAACTCAGAAACAGATTTTGTTGCGAAAAACGAAGCGTTCCAAACGCTAGTTAAAGAGCTGGCGGCTCACTTGTTAAAACATAAACCTGCCACGCTCGAAGAAGCGCTTGGGCAAACAATGGACAGCGGAGTGACGGTTCAAGATCACATTAATGCCGCAATCGCAAAAATCGGCGAAAAATTGACATTGCGCCGTTTTGAAATTGTGGAAAAAGGTGACAATGAAGCATTTGGCGCGTACTTACACATGGGCGGACGCATCGCTGTATTAACATTGTTAGCAGGAACAACAAACCAAGACGTGGCGAAAGATGTTGCGATGCATATCGCCGCATTGCGCCCGAAATATGTTTCTCGCGATCAAGTGTCACAAGAAGAAATTGACCGTGAACGCGAAGTGTTGAAACAGCAAGCGTTAAATGAAGGAAAGCCTGAACATATCGTTGAAAAGATCGTAGAAGGCCGTTTAAACAAATTTTACGAAGATATTTGCTTGTTAGAGCAAGCGTTCGTAAAAAATCCGGACGTAAAAGTACGCCAATATGTTGAATCCAACGGTGCAAAAGTGAAAACATTTATCCGTTATGAAGTTGGCGAAGGAATGGAAAAACGCCAAGATAACTTTGCCGAAGAAGTAATGAATCAAATGAGAAAGCAATGA